The Klebsiella sp. RHBSTW-00484 genome includes a window with the following:
- a CDS encoding formate C-acetyltransferase: MTNRTQRLKDRLFANPREISLERALLYTASHKQTEGEPVMIRRAKATEWVLDHVQISIRDDELIAGNRTIKPRAGIVSPEMDPYWLLKELDQFPTRPQDRFNISEEDKRIYREELFPYWENRSMKDFINSQMTDEVKTAVSTQIFSVNQTDKGQGHIIIDYPRLLENGLSALVAELKAVNKQHPQNSFYQAVLILLEASQRHILRYAALADEMAASCVDEQRRKELETIAEISRHNAVHRPEDFWQASQLFWYMNIILQYESNASSISLGRFDQYMLPYYQVSLNRGQDPQFLKELLESLWVKCNDIVLLRSTSSARYFAGFPTGYTALLGGLTETGRSAVNILSFLSLDAYQNVRLPQPNLGVRVNELIDRPFLRKTAETIRLGTGIPQIFNDEVVIPAFLNRGVSLEDARDYSVVGCVELSIPGRTYGLHDIAMFNLLKVMEIVMLENESNPDITWDGLIDQIRDKTRYYIRLMVEGSNICDIGHRDWAPVPLLSSFIEDCVQHGKDITEGGARYNFSGVQGIGIANLSDSLHALKGMVFEQKRLSFAELMAVLKANFQTPEGEKIRARLINRFEKYGNDIDEVDNISADLLRFYCKEVEQYQNPRGGHFTPGSYTVSAHVPLGSVVGATPDGRLAGEQLADGGLSPMVGQDSQGPTAVLKSVSKLDNYLLSNGTLLNVKFTPATLAGDGGLNKLADFLQAFTKLKLQHIQFNVVNADTLREAQQRPQDFAGLVVRVAGYSAFFVELSQEIQDDIIRRTAHQL; encoded by the coding sequence ATGACTAATCGCACTCAACGTTTAAAAGACCGTTTGTTCGCTAACCCGCGCGAGATCTCCCTCGAGCGCGCACTGCTCTATACCGCCAGCCATAAGCAGACGGAGGGGGAGCCGGTGATGATCCGCCGGGCGAAAGCGACCGAATGGGTCCTCGACCACGTACAGATTTCGATTCGTGATGATGAACTGATCGCCGGTAACCGGACGATTAAACCGCGCGCCGGAATTGTCTCCCCGGAGATGGACCCCTACTGGCTGCTCAAAGAGCTGGATCAATTCCCGACCCGCCCGCAGGACCGCTTCAACATTAGCGAAGAAGACAAACGTATCTATCGTGAAGAGCTGTTCCCGTACTGGGAAAATCGCTCGATGAAGGACTTCATCAACAGCCAGATGACGGATGAAGTGAAAACCGCCGTCAGCACGCAGATTTTTAGCGTTAACCAGACCGATAAGGGCCAGGGGCACATCATTATTGACTACCCTCGCCTGCTGGAAAACGGCCTTTCCGCGCTGGTGGCAGAGCTTAAAGCGGTCAACAAACAGCATCCGCAAAACAGCTTCTATCAGGCGGTACTGATCCTGCTGGAAGCCTCTCAGCGTCATATTCTGCGCTATGCGGCGCTGGCCGATGAAATGGCCGCCAGCTGCGTTGATGAACAGCGGCGTAAAGAGCTGGAAACTATCGCCGAAATTTCTCGCCATAACGCGGTGCATCGCCCGGAGGATTTCTGGCAGGCCAGCCAGCTCTTCTGGTATATGAATATCATTTTGCAATATGAATCCAACGCCAGCTCCATTTCGCTGGGGCGCTTTGACCAGTACATGCTGCCGTATTATCAGGTGTCGCTGAATCGCGGCCAGGACCCGCAGTTCCTCAAAGAGCTGCTGGAATCGCTGTGGGTGAAGTGCAACGATATCGTTCTGCTGCGCTCCACCAGCAGCGCGCGCTACTTCGCGGGCTTCCCAACCGGCTACACGGCCCTGCTCGGCGGCCTGACCGAGACCGGGCGCAGCGCGGTGAATATCCTGTCGTTTTTGTCCCTCGACGCCTATCAGAACGTGCGTCTGCCGCAGCCGAACCTCGGCGTGCGGGTCAATGAATTGATCGACCGCCCTTTCCTGCGCAAAACCGCAGAGACCATTCGCCTCGGCACCGGCATTCCGCAAATCTTTAATGATGAAGTGGTGATCCCGGCGTTTCTCAACCGCGGCGTGTCGCTGGAAGACGCGCGGGATTACTCGGTCGTCGGCTGCGTTGAGCTGTCGATCCCGGGGCGCACCTACGGCCTGCACGATATCGCGATGTTCAACCTGCTGAAGGTGATGGAAATCGTGATGCTGGAGAACGAAAGCAATCCTGACATCACCTGGGACGGACTGATTGACCAGATCCGCGACAAGACACGCTACTACATTCGTCTGATGGTCGAAGGCAGCAATATTTGCGATATTGGCCACCGCGACTGGGCACCGGTTCCCCTGCTCTCTTCTTTTATTGAAGATTGCGTGCAGCACGGCAAAGATATTACCGAAGGCGGCGCGCGCTATAACTTCTCCGGAGTCCAGGGCATCGGCATCGCCAACCTCAGCGACTCGCTGCACGCGCTAAAAGGAATGGTGTTTGAGCAAAAACGCCTGAGCTTTGCCGAGCTTATGGCGGTGCTAAAAGCCAACTTCCAGACGCCGGAAGGCGAGAAAATCCGCGCACGGCTGATCAACCGCTTTGAGAAATACGGCAACGATATCGACGAAGTGGATAACATCAGCGCCGACCTGCTGCGCTTCTACTGCAAAGAAGTTGAGCAGTACCAGAACCCGCGCGGCGGCCACTTCACGCCGGGTTCATATACCGTATCTGCCCACGTGCCGCTGGGTTCAGTGGTTGGCGCGACCCCGGACGGGCGTCTGGCCGGGGAACAACTGGCGGATGGAGGGCTGTCGCCGATGGTCGGCCAGGATTCTCAGGGCCCGACCGCAGTGCTCAAATCGGTGAGCAAGCTGGATAACTATCTGCTGTCCAACGGCACGCTGCTGAACGTCAAATTCACCCCGGCGACGCTTGCCGGTGACGGCGGACTGAACAAGCTGGCCGATTTTTTACAGGCGTTCACCAAGCTGAAGCTGCAGCATATTCAG
- a CDS encoding integrase core domain-containing protein, whose amino-acid sequence MPWTETRPMQRLDFIRACHAGTGSFSALCRLFGISRKTGYKWLERFDPSDLSSLSDRSRAPHSHSRTVPDDIVGHLTALRQKHPDWGPKKLRMWLLNHHVDFTVPAASTIGDILKREGLVPDKKRKRRTPGNRQPLTLITENNQVWSADFKGKFRLLSREYCHPFTLTDNHSRYLLSCRGTFRESESFVRECLTDAFLEYGLPEVLRTDNGQPFAGTGIAGLSRLAVWLIKLGIRPERIRKGHPEENGRHERMHRSLKSAVKYGNTFMTMAEQQRWFSDYREEFNHERPHEALAGATPGTVWQPSGRQWDGSVPEYVYPAGGTVYRVKSRGTLYMGKKGAVFLSEALTDEYIMLKEQDDGLEAIIFNGITLAYYDQKNQSVLRID is encoded by the coding sequence ATGCCCTGGACTGAGACCCGACCTATGCAACGTCTTGATTTTATCCGTGCCTGCCATGCAGGTACGGGCTCCTTCTCTGCTCTTTGCCGTCTTTTCGGCATCAGCCGAAAAACTGGCTATAAATGGCTTGAACGTTTTGACCCTTCTGACCTCTCATCTCTCTCTGACCGCTCACGCGCTCCCCACTCCCACTCCCGGACTGTTCCTGATGATATCGTCGGGCATCTGACTGCCCTGCGTCAAAAACACCCTGACTGGGGGCCTAAAAAACTGCGGATGTGGTTGCTCAATCACCATGTCGATTTTACCGTACCTGCTGCCAGCACTATCGGCGATATCCTCAAGCGTGAAGGCCTGGTCCCGGATAAAAAGAGAAAACGCAGAACACCGGGTAATCGCCAGCCCCTGACCCTCATCACTGAGAACAATCAGGTCTGGAGCGCTGATTTTAAAGGCAAGTTCAGGTTGCTGAGCAGAGAGTACTGCCATCCCTTCACTCTGACCGACAATCACAGCCGATATCTGCTGAGCTGCCGTGGAACATTCCGGGAGAGTGAATCCTTTGTCAGAGAGTGCCTGACTGATGCGTTCCTGGAATATGGCCTGCCGGAAGTCCTCAGAACTGATAACGGTCAACCCTTTGCGGGAACAGGTATAGCCGGATTAAGCCGTCTTGCCGTCTGGCTAATCAAGCTGGGCATCAGACCGGAACGTATCAGAAAGGGTCATCCGGAAGAAAATGGCCGCCATGAGCGAATGCATCGCTCCCTGAAAAGTGCGGTGAAATATGGCAACACCTTCATGACGATGGCAGAACAACAGCGGTGGTTCAGTGACTACCGGGAAGAGTTTAACCACGAGAGGCCGCATGAAGCCCTGGCAGGCGCAACGCCCGGAACGGTGTGGCAACCGTCGGGCCGACAATGGGATGGCAGTGTTCCGGAATATGTGTATCCGGCAGGAGGCACGGTCTACAGGGTGAAATCGAGGGGAACACTTTATATGGGTAAAAAGGGGGCGGTGTTCCTGAGTGAAGCGCTGACTGACGAGTACATTATGCTGAAAGAACAAGATGATGGCCTGGAAGCCATCATCTTTAATGGAATAACGCTTGCGTACTATGACCAAAAAAACCAGAGTGTGCTCCGGATAGACTAA
- a CDS encoding PTS fructose transporter subunit EIIC, giving the protein MNELVQILKNTRQHLMTGVSHMIPFVVSGGILLAVSVMLYGKGAVPDVATDPNLKKLFDIGVAGLTLMVPFLAAYIGYSIADRAALAPCAIGAWVGNSFGAGFFGALIAGMIGGLVVYYLKKIPVHKVLRSVMPIFVIPIIGTFITAGIMMWGLGEPIGALTASLTGWLQGMREGSIVVLAIIMGLMLAFDMGGPVNKVAYAFMLICVSQGVYSVVAIAAVGIAVPPLGMGLATLIGRKYFSAEERETGKAALVMGCVGVTEGAIPFAAADPLRVIPANMIGAAAGCVTAALLGAQCYAGWGGLIVLPVVEGKFGFIAGLAVGAIVSAACVILFKALAKKKTSDAKADDEMDLDFEIN; this is encoded by the coding sequence ATGAACGAACTGGTGCAAATACTAAAAAATACACGCCAGCACCTCATGACCGGGGTTTCACATATGATCCCTTTTGTCGTGTCCGGAGGAATATTGCTGGCCGTCTCCGTCATGTTGTACGGCAAGGGCGCGGTGCCCGATGTTGCCACCGATCCTAATCTGAAAAAGCTGTTTGATATCGGCGTGGCCGGTCTGACGTTAATGGTGCCGTTCCTGGCGGCCTATATCGGCTACTCCATTGCCGACCGCGCGGCGCTGGCCCCCTGCGCGATTGGTGCCTGGGTTGGCAACAGCTTCGGTGCTGGTTTCTTCGGTGCGCTGATTGCCGGGATGATCGGCGGCCTGGTGGTCTACTACCTGAAGAAAATCCCGGTGCACAAAGTCCTGCGCTCGGTGATGCCTATCTTTGTTATCCCGATTATCGGCACCTTTATTACTGCCGGGATCATGATGTGGGGCCTCGGTGAACCGATTGGCGCGCTGACTGCCAGCTTAACCGGCTGGCTGCAAGGGATGCGCGAAGGCAGCATCGTCGTGCTGGCCATCATTATGGGCCTGATGCTGGCTTTCGATATGGGCGGGCCAGTAAACAAAGTTGCCTACGCCTTTATGTTGATTTGCGTTTCGCAAGGTGTTTACAGCGTCGTCGCGATTGCCGCCGTTGGCATCGCCGTACCGCCGCTGGGCATGGGGCTGGCAACGCTGATTGGCCGTAAATACTTCTCCGCTGAAGAGCGCGAAACCGGTAAAGCCGCGCTGGTTATGGGATGCGTTGGCGTCACCGAAGGCGCGATTCCTTTCGCCGCCGCCGACCCACTGCGCGTGATCCCGGCCAACATGATTGGCGCCGCCGCCGGCTGTGTGACCGCTGCGCTGCTCGGCGCGCAGTGCTACGCCGGTTGGGGTGGACTGATCGTTCTGCCGGTCGTTGAAGGTAAATTCGGCTTTATCGCGGGTCTCGCGGTTGGTGCCATCGTTAGCGCAGCCTGCGTCATTCTGTTCAAAGCCCTTGCTAAGAAGAAAACGTCAGACGCCAAAGCTGATGACGAGATGGATCTTGATTTCGAAATTAACTGA
- the ptsP gene encoding phosphoenolpyruvate--protein phosphotransferase translates to MALVIEFICDLPNGVHARPASLVETLCNTFSSSVEWLNTRSEGRGNAKSALAIIGTNTIKGDSCQLIISGQDEQQAFDALSAFITDEFPHCDAPLPTVDQMDVQPVPESLSRLNPTLFHALPVCAGSAGGRLTHLKSLDLRDLGTLPAAGNIEQEQASLDKGLMLLVKNIEFRLLDNDGTASAILEAHRSLATDASLRQHLLGGLLTGLSCAEAVVATSEHFCAQFSASGNSYLQERVLDVRDVCFQLLQHIYGESRFPVPGKLTEESICLADELTPSQFLELDKTLLKGLLLRSGGTTSHTVILARSFNIPTLVGVDMDALLPWVDQQVQIDGNAGLVVVKPDEAVARYYQQEAWVQEQIRRQQQTWLDKEGRTEDGIRLEVAANIAHSVEAMAAFNNGAQSVGLFRTEMLYMDRPSAPSENELYNIFCQALEPANGRSIIIRTMDIGGDKPVAYLNIPAENNPFLGYRAVRIYEEYQALFRTQLRAILRASAHGSLKIMIPMISSMEEILWVKEQLADAKQSLRSEHIPFDEKIPLGIMLEVPSVMFIIDQCCEEIDFFSIGSNDLTQYLLAVDRDNAKVTRHYNSLNPAFLRALDYAVQAVHRQGKWIGLCGELGAKGSVLPLLVGLGLDELSMSAPSIPATKARLAQLDSRACRQLLNQAMQCRTSLEVEHLLAQFRMTQQDAPLISAQCITLNSDWRSKEEVIKGMTDNLLLAGRCRYPRKLEADLWAREAVFSTGLGFSFAIPHSKSEHIEQSTISVARLAQPVVWGDDEAQFVIMLTLNKHSAGDQHMRIFSRLARRIMHEEFRKALVTAESSEAIATLLQRELEL, encoded by the coding sequence ATGGCTCTGGTAATTGAATTCATATGTGATTTGCCCAACGGCGTACATGCGCGTCCGGCAAGCCTGGTAGAAACGCTGTGTAATACTTTTTCGTCTTCGGTCGAATGGTTGAATACCCGCAGCGAAGGGCGCGGGAATGCGAAAAGTGCGCTGGCGATTATTGGTACCAACACCATTAAGGGTGATAGCTGTCAGCTGATCATCAGCGGTCAGGATGAGCAGCAAGCGTTTGACGCGCTGTCGGCCTTTATCACCGACGAATTTCCGCACTGCGATGCGCCGTTGCCGACGGTCGATCAAATGGACGTTCAGCCGGTTCCGGAATCGCTCTCACGCCTTAATCCCACGCTGTTTCATGCCTTACCTGTCTGTGCCGGAAGCGCGGGCGGACGGCTCACGCATCTTAAATCGCTGGATCTGCGCGATTTAGGCACGCTGCCGGCGGCGGGAAATATTGAACAAGAGCAGGCGTCGCTGGATAAAGGGTTGATGCTGCTGGTTAAAAATATTGAGTTCCGTTTGCTGGATAACGACGGCACCGCCAGCGCGATCCTTGAAGCACATCGTTCTTTAGCGACCGATGCCTCGCTGCGCCAGCATCTGCTTGGCGGCCTGCTGACCGGCCTGAGCTGTGCTGAAGCAGTGGTGGCGACCAGCGAACATTTCTGCGCTCAGTTCAGCGCCTCCGGCAATAGCTATTTGCAGGAGCGCGTGCTGGACGTTCGCGACGTCTGCTTCCAGCTGCTACAGCATATCTACGGCGAATCGCGCTTCCCGGTGCCGGGCAAGCTGACGGAAGAGTCTATCTGTCTGGCTGATGAATTAACCCCCAGCCAGTTCCTCGAACTGGATAAAACGCTGCTCAAAGGACTGCTGCTGCGCAGCGGCGGCACGACCTCACACACGGTGATCCTCGCGCGCTCATTTAATATTCCGACCCTGGTGGGCGTCGATATGGATGCGCTGCTGCCGTGGGTTGATCAACAGGTGCAGATTGACGGCAACGCCGGTTTGGTGGTGGTGAAACCCGATGAAGCCGTCGCGCGCTACTATCAGCAGGAAGCGTGGGTACAGGAGCAAATTCGCCGTCAGCAGCAGACCTGGCTGGATAAAGAAGGGCGCACGGAGGACGGCATTCGTCTGGAAGTGGCGGCGAACATTGCCCACTCGGTAGAGGCGATGGCGGCATTTAATAACGGCGCGCAGTCGGTAGGGCTGTTCCGCACCGAAATGCTGTATATGGACCGCCCGAGCGCGCCGTCGGAAAATGAACTTTACAACATCTTCTGCCAGGCGCTGGAACCGGCCAACGGGCGCAGCATTATTATTCGTACCATGGATATCGGCGGCGACAAGCCGGTGGCCTATCTCAATATTCCGGCGGAGAACAACCCGTTCCTCGGCTATCGCGCGGTGCGTATTTACGAAGAGTATCAGGCGCTGTTCCGCACCCAGCTGCGGGCAATTCTGCGCGCTTCGGCGCACGGTTCGCTGAAAATCATGATCCCGATGATTTCATCGATGGAAGAAATTCTATGGGTCAAAGAGCAGCTGGCGGATGCTAAACAATCGCTGCGCAGCGAGCATATTCCGTTTGATGAGAAAATCCCGCTGGGCATTATGCTCGAAGTGCCATCGGTGATGTTTATCATCGATCAATGCTGCGAAGAGATTGATTTCTTTAGTATCGGCAGTAATGACCTGACCCAGTATCTGCTGGCGGTGGATCGCGATAACGCCAAGGTAACGCGTCACTACAATAGCCTCAATCCGGCATTCTTACGCGCGCTGGATTATGCGGTTCAGGCGGTGCATCGTCAGGGGAAATGGATTGGCCTGTGCGGTGAGTTGGGAGCTAAAGGTTCGGTGCTGCCGCTGCTGGTAGGGCTGGGGCTGGATGAGCTGAGCATGAGCGCGCCGTCGATTCCGGCGACCAAAGCGCGTCTGGCGCAGCTTGATAGCCGCGCCTGCCGTCAGCTGCTTAATCAGGCGATGCAGTGCCGCACTTCACTTGAAGTCGAACACCTGCTGGCCCAGTTCCGCATGACCCAGCAGGACGCGCCGCTGATTAGCGCCCAGTGCATTACGCTGAACAGCGACTGGCGCAGCAAAGAGGAAGTGATTAAGGGCATGACTGATAACCTGCTGCTGGCCGGGCGCTGTCGCTACCCGCGCAAGCTGGAGGCCGACCTGTGGGCCCGCGAAGCAGTGTTCTCTACCGGGTTAGGGTTTAGTTTTGCCATTCCGCACAGCAAATCGGAGCATATTGAGCAGTCAACCATCAGCGTCGCTCGTCTGGCGCAGCCGGTGGTCTGGGGCGACGATGAGGCGCAGTTTGTCATTATGCTCACGCTGAACAAACACTCGGCTGGCGATCAGCATATGCGTATTTTCTCGCGTCTGGCGCGGCGTATTATGCATGAGGAGTTCCGCAAGGCGCTGGTGACGGCTGAGAGCAGCGAGGCGATTGCGACGCTGTTGCAGCGCGAGCTGGAGCTGTAG
- a CDS encoding PTS fructose-like transporter subunit IIB: protein MTKIIAVTACPSGVAHTYMAAESLESAAKAKGWQVKVETQGSIGIENELTAEDVASADMVILTKDIGIKFEERFAGKTIVRVNISDAVKRAEAIMNKIDSHLSQNA, encoded by the coding sequence ATGACCAAAATTATCGCCGTTACCGCTTGCCCGTCTGGCGTCGCACATACCTATATGGCCGCTGAGTCGCTGGAAAGCGCCGCTAAAGCCAAAGGCTGGCAGGTCAAAGTCGAGACTCAGGGCTCCATCGGCATTGAGAATGAACTGACGGCAGAAGACGTCGCCAGCGCCGACATGGTTATCCTGACCAAAGATATCGGCATCAAGTTCGAAGAGCGTTTTGCCGGTAAAACCATCGTGCGCGTCAACATCAGTGACGCCGTTAAGCGCGCCGAAGCCATTATGAACAAAATTGACAGCCACCTTTCCCAGAATGCCTGA